The following are encoded in a window of Bradyrhizobium guangdongense genomic DNA:
- a CDS encoding GNAT family N-acetyltransferase, with product MQIRTGDTFDPRVVALLDHHVTAARAQTAPGSAHVLDLAGLRASDVAFWTGWDGETLVATGALKALSVDHGEVKSMHTLQTARRRGFGGQMLRHIIAEARRRDIKRLSLETGSWDYFKPAHALYHAHGFVPCAPFQGYVEDRNSLFLTLDLTGPATR from the coding sequence ATGCAGATCCGCACCGGCGATACTTTCGATCCGCGCGTCGTCGCGCTGCTCGACCACCATGTCACGGCGGCGCGGGCGCAGACGGCGCCCGGCAGCGCGCATGTGCTCGATCTCGCAGGCCTTCGCGCCAGCGACGTCGCGTTCTGGACCGGCTGGGACGGCGAGACGCTGGTGGCGACCGGCGCGCTGAAGGCGCTCTCGGTCGACCACGGCGAGGTGAAGTCAATGCACACGCTCCAGACCGCGCGCCGCCGCGGCTTTGGTGGCCAGATGCTCCGTCACATCATCGCCGAGGCCCGCAGGCGCGACATCAAGCGGCTGAGCCTCGAGACCGGCTCGTGGGACTATTTCAAGCCGGCGCATGCCCTCTATCATGCCCATGGCTTCGTGCCCTGCGCCCCGTTCCAGGGCTATGTCGAGGACCGCAACAGTCTGTTCCTGACGCTCGACCTCACGGGCCCGGCGACGCGATAA
- a CDS encoding GNAT family N-acetyltransferase encodes MSLIVRDATLEDAEDILAIYNFAAINTTAVWTDGPADLASRREWIRARREAGYPVLVAMKGSDVVGFASFGDFRPFPGYRHTVENSVYVDERHHRLGIGRSLVAALIERASALNKHAMIAGIEAANVASLGLHASLGFVEVARMPEVGCKFGRWLDLVFMQKTLASDVRP; translated from the coding sequence ATGTCGCTGATCGTCCGTGACGCCACGCTCGAGGATGCCGAGGATATCCTCGCCATCTATAATTTCGCCGCCATCAACACCACCGCGGTGTGGACCGACGGCCCCGCCGATCTCGCCTCGCGGCGCGAATGGATCCGCGCACGTCGGGAGGCCGGCTATCCCGTGCTGGTCGCGATGAAGGGCAGCGACGTCGTCGGCTTCGCCTCGTTCGGCGACTTCCGCCCCTTTCCCGGCTATCGCCACACCGTGGAGAATTCGGTCTATGTCGACGAGCGGCATCATCGGCTCGGCATCGGCCGCAGCCTGGTCGCCGCGCTGATCGAGCGCGCCAGTGCGTTGAACAAGCACGCGATGATCGCCGGCATCGAGGCTGCCAATGTCGCCTCGCTCGGATTGCATGCATCGCTTGGCTTTGTCGAGGTCGCCCGCATGCCCGAGGTCGGCTGCAAGTTCGGCCGCTGGCTCGATCTCGTCTTCATGCAGAAGACGCTTGCAAGTGACGTGAGGCCCTGA
- a CDS encoding helix-turn-helix domain-containing protein — protein MDQQKLDRAIGRRLKILRTQAGMTLNDLAARSGVSRAMIGRVERAQSSATAALLNKLCAALDVTLSDVVALAEKPPERLVRLADQPQWRDPDSGYRRRHASPADAASGIEIIVVDLPAGARVAYSPWGRSAFTQQLLMLEGAICVYIDAKTLRLREGDCLDFDVMRAITFENETRQDARYVIITRRGTSYGRM, from the coding sequence ATGGACCAGCAAAAACTCGACAGGGCGATCGGTCGCCGATTGAAGATTCTGAGAACGCAGGCCGGCATGACCTTGAACGACCTCGCGGCGCGCTCCGGTGTCAGCCGGGCCATGATCGGGCGGGTGGAGCGGGCGCAGAGCAGTGCCACCGCGGCGCTGCTCAACAAGCTTTGCGCCGCGCTCGACGTCACGCTGAGCGATGTGGTCGCGCTGGCGGAGAAGCCGCCCGAGCGGCTGGTGCGCCTGGCCGACCAGCCGCAATGGCGCGATCCCGACAGCGGTTACCGCCGCCGTCATGCTTCGCCCGCCGATGCGGCAAGCGGCATCGAGATCATCGTCGTCGACCTGCCGGCAGGCGCGCGCGTGGCCTACAGCCCGTGGGGGCGCAGTGCCTTCACCCAGCAGCTTCTGATGCTGGAGGGCGCGATCTGCGTCTACATCGATGCCAAGACGCTGCGCCTGCGCGAGGGCGATTGCCTCGACTTCGACGTCATGCGCGCGATCACCTTCGAGAACGAAACCAGGCAAGATGCCCGCTACGTCATCATCACGCGGCGCGGCACCTCTTACGGGAGAATGTGA
- the rpiB gene encoding ribose 5-phosphate isomerase B, with amino-acid sequence MADKDESARVVAIACDHGGFALKEALKVALPDVTWLDLGTDSAASVDYPDFAHKLAETIKAGKAGRGILVCGSGIGISIAANRHAHIRCALVHDVTGARLCRQHNDANVLALGGRTTGDVVAKECVEAFLSTAFEGGRHQKRIDKLGPC; translated from the coding sequence ATGGCCGACAAGGACGAAAGCGCGCGCGTGGTCGCGATCGCCTGTGATCACGGGGGCTTTGCCCTCAAGGAAGCCCTGAAAGTCGCGCTGCCCGACGTGACTTGGCTGGACCTCGGCACCGATAGCGCCGCCTCCGTCGATTATCCCGATTTCGCCCACAAGCTGGCCGAGACGATCAAGGCCGGTAAAGCCGGGCGCGGCATCCTGGTCTGCGGGTCCGGCATCGGCATCTCCATCGCCGCCAACCGCCACGCCCATATCCGTTGCGCCCTCGTGCACGATGTCACGGGTGCACGGCTGTGCCGCCAGCACAATGATGCCAACGTTCTGGCGCTGGGCGGCCGGACGACCGGCGATGTGGTCGCGAAGGAATGCGTCGAGGCGTTCCTGAGCACGGCCTTCGAGGGCGGCCGCCATCAAAAGCGCATCGACAAGCTGGGCCCCTGCTAA
- a CDS encoding ubiquitin-like domain-containing protein translates to MMTENTGSDPVEAVEHLHRAEHDLELALEKGREAAREVGEAEDELKKAIHELAHAKQFPLKVIYNGLKKPFEVRPEETVKQLLNQAIGAFGSIPNPHMLSLYNKDGEELPDGETLKQAGVKPHDELLLRPSAVKGGA, encoded by the coding sequence ATGATGACCGAGAATACCGGCAGTGACCCGGTGGAAGCCGTCGAGCACCTGCACCGTGCCGAGCACGACCTTGAGCTGGCCCTAGAAAAGGGCCGTGAAGCGGCCCGTGAGGTTGGCGAGGCGGAAGACGAGTTGAAAAAGGCGATCCACGAGCTCGCTCACGCGAAGCAGTTTCCCCTGAAGGTTATCTATAACGGCCTTAAAAAGCCGTTTGAAGTCCGGCCGGAGGAAACCGTGAAGCAACTCCTCAACCAGGCGATCGGCGCCTTCGGTTCGATTCCCAATCCGCACATGCTCTCGCTCTACAACAAGGACGGCGAGGAGCTGCCCGACGGCGAGACCCTCAAGCAGGCCGGCGTGAAGCCCCACGATGAGCTGCTCCTGCGGCCGAGTGCAGTGAAGGGAGGCGCATGA